Proteins from a single region of Campylobacter sputorum:
- the cydB gene encoding cytochrome d ubiquinol oxidase subunit II encodes MYEAYQLYWWFIVSLLAGIFVFMMFVQGGQTLIFCVSENELHKDMIVNSIGKKWELTFTTLVMFGGACFAAFPLFYATSFGGAYWILMAILFCFIIQAVAYEYRKKPDNFFGQKTYEIFLLINGSVGVFLIGLIFSTFFSGNEFKLNDTNFVVWQNSLRGLEIFKNPFNYILGIALVFSSRVGGNLYLMNNIDDEYLNAKFRKSLKVNFIIFLLFFILFLLWIFTKDGFMMGENGIVIMKKYQYILNFINTKILLITFVLGLILVLYGIYKALFTKSNKGIFFYGLGIVMTVTSLFFSLGLSGNLFYPSYTHLQSSLSVYNSSSSIYTLRVMSVISVFIPFVLAYIIYVWKAMDKVKLTSKEIQNDEHIY; translated from the coding sequence ATGTATGAAGCATATCAACTTTATTGGTGGTTTATAGTTAGTTTGCTTGCTGGAATTTTTGTATTTATGATGTTTGTTCAAGGTGGTCAAACTTTGATTTTTTGTGTGAGTGAAAATGAACTTCACAAAGATATGATTGTTAATTCAATTGGCAAGAAATGGGAACTTACATTTACAACTCTTGTAATGTTTGGAGGAGCTTGTTTTGCTGCTTTTCCTCTATTTTATGCAACTAGTTTTGGTGGTGCATATTGGATTTTGATGGCTATACTTTTTTGTTTTATAATCCAAGCTGTTGCATATGAGTATAGGAAAAAACCTGATAATTTTTTTGGTCAAAAAACTTATGAAATTTTTCTTTTAATAAATGGAAGTGTTGGTGTGTTTTTGATAGGTTTGATATTTAGCACATTTTTTAGCGGGAACGAATTTAAACTAAACGATACAAATTTCGTTGTTTGGCAAAATTCACTCCGCGGACTTGAGATATTTAAAAACCCATTTAACTATATTTTAGGAATTGCGCTTGTTTTTTCATCTAGGGTTGGTGGAAATTTATATCTTATGAATAATATAGACGATGAGTATTTAAATGCTAAATTTAGAAAATCACTAAAAGTAAATTTTATAATATTTTTACTATTTTTTATTCTATTTTTGCTTTGGATTTTTACAAAAGATGGTTTTATGATGGGTGAAAATGGTATTGTTATAATGAAAAAATATCAATATATTTTAAATTTTATAAATACCAAGATACTTTTAATAACATTTGTTTTGGGTTTGATACTAGTTTTGTATGGGATATATAAAGCACTTTTTACAAAAAGTAACAAAGGAATATTTTTCTATGGACTAGGTATTGTTATGACGGTAACTTCTTTGTTTTTTAGTTTAGGATTAAGTGGAAATTTGTTTTATCCATCTTATACACACTTGCAAAGTTCATTAAGCGTATATAATTCAAGTTCTAGTATTTATACGCTTAGAGTAATGAGTGTTATTTCGGTTTTTATACCTTTTGTTTTAGCTTATATTATCTATGTTTGGAAAGCTATGGATAAAGTTAAACTAACTAGCAAAGAGATACAAAATGATGAGCATATTTACTAA